The following are from one region of the Streptomyces fradiae genome:
- a CDS encoding carbohydrate ABC transporter permease, whose product MRGKGSEGGERAGWGTYTLLLLFCAVSLFPLVWAAVAASRTTTRLAHTPPPLRFGRNLPEHLAVAWTDARLGAALFNTVLVAGLIAAGTVLVATLAGFAFARLRFRFRGALFALVVATMLIPPQLGVVPLYLLVARLQWTDELRAVVLPGLVSAFGVFFMRQHLLRALPAELVEAARMDGAGPLRIVWHVVFPAARPAMAVLGTLTFVAAWNDFFWPVLVLTQTGSPTVQVALTGLGRGYIPDRSVVMAGALLGTVPLLLVFAVLGRLVVGGVMRGAVKG is encoded by the coding sequence ATGCGGGGCAAGGGGAGCGAGGGGGGCGAGCGGGCAGGCTGGGGCACGTACACCCTGCTCCTGCTGTTCTGCGCGGTCTCCCTCTTCCCGCTCGTGTGGGCGGCGGTGGCCGCCTCGCGGACGACCACCCGGCTCGCGCACACCCCGCCGCCGCTGCGCTTCGGCCGGAACCTGCCCGAGCACCTGGCCGTCGCATGGACCGACGCCCGGCTCGGCGCGGCGCTGTTCAACACCGTGCTCGTGGCGGGGCTGATCGCGGCGGGCACGGTCCTGGTGGCGACCCTGGCCGGTTTCGCCTTCGCGCGGCTGCGGTTCCGCTTCCGGGGCGCGCTGTTCGCGCTGGTGGTGGCGACGATGCTGATCCCGCCGCAGCTCGGCGTCGTACCGCTGTATCTGCTCGTGGCCCGGCTGCAGTGGACGGACGAGCTGCGGGCGGTGGTGCTGCCGGGTCTCGTGTCGGCGTTCGGGGTGTTCTTCATGCGGCAGCACCTGCTGCGCGCGCTGCCGGCCGAACTGGTCGAGGCGGCGCGGATGGACGGGGCGGGGCCGCTGCGGATCGTCTGGCACGTGGTGTTCCCGGCGGCGCGCCCGGCGATGGCGGTGCTCGGCACGCTGACCTTCGTGGCGGCCTGGAACGACTTCTTCTGGCCGGTGCTGGTGCTTACCCAGACGGGCAGTCCGACGGTGCAGGTGGCGCTGACCGGTCTGGGCCGCGGCTACATCCCGGACCGCTCGGTGGTGATGGCGGGCGCGTTGCTCGGCACGGTGCCGCTGCTGCTCGTGTTCGCGGTGCTCGGGCGGCTGGTGGTGGGCGGGGTGATGCGGGGCGCGGTGAAGGGGTGA